The Streptomyces europaeiscabiei genome window below encodes:
- a CDS encoding ABC transporter ATP-binding protein translates to MAAQQGGDRGWARRLAGYAWRYPKGVILALGSSLAGMAVMALVPLITKVIIDDVIGDRTRDMGPWAAALIGAALLVYVSTYIRRYYGGRLALDVQHDLRTEMYGTITGLDGRRQDELSTGQVVGRATSDLQLIQGLLFMLPMTIGNILLFLISLVIMAWLSLPLTLVAIAVAPALWWIAGRSRTKLHPATWYAQAQAAAVAGVVDGAVSGVRVVKGFGQEEQETGKLREVGRRLFAGRLRTIRFNSRYTPALQAVPALGQVAMLALGGWLAVRGHITLGTFVAFSTYLAQLVGPVRMLAMVLTVGQQARAGTERVLELIDTEPTLDDGTKTLPADAPATVEFDDVSFGYDGADGRTTPVLDGLSFEIRSGETLAVVGSSGSGKSTVSLLLPRFYDVSRGAVLIGGHDVRELTLDSLRAAIGLVPEDSFLFSDTVRANIAYGRPDATDEQIETAARAAQADRFIAELPDGYATKVGEHGLTLSGGQRQRVALARAILTDPRLLVLDDATSAVDARVEHEIHEALTHVMEGRTTLLIAHRRSTLNLADRIAVLDEGRLGDIGTHEELERRSALYRRLLTDPDELGGVSPGHVPPTSLTKADDTAVRDSIRDELDAEFDAERGITPRLWTGDREPRDTAFDGTPATPELLAQVEALPPATDTPGIDEARAVAPEESYGLKRLLRGFGPPLLISLALVAVDAGMGLLLPVLIRHGIDEGVSQAALGAVWAASLLGLFAVIAQWAAQIGEMRMTGRTGERVLYSLRLKIFSQLQRLGLDYYERELTGRIMTRMTTDVDALSTFLQTGLVTAFVSVVTFFGIMGALLVLDVQLALVVFATLPPLIVCTVFFRRASVKAYELARERVSVVNADLQESVAGLRIVQAFRGERDGGERFAAGSDSYRQARVHGQWLISIYFPFVQFLSSAAAAAVLVVGAHRVDAGTLTTGALVAYLLYIDLFFAPVQQLSQVFDGYQQATVSLGRIQELLQEPTSTKAASEPREVVSLRGDITFEDVDFAYGADLEGEAALSGVALSIPAGQTVAFVGETGAGKSTLVKLVARFYDPTGGRVTVDGTDLRDLDLTSYRHRLGVVPQEAYLFQGTIRDAIAYGRPAATDAEVEAASRAVGAHDMIATLDGGYLHEVAERGRNLSAGQRQLIALARAELVNPDILLLDEATAALDLATEAQVNHATDRLAGRRTTLVVAHRLTTAARADRVVVMDHGRVTEDGTHDELLARDGRYAELWRTFVGEPVLKP, encoded by the coding sequence GTGGCAGCGCAGCAGGGGGGCGACCGAGGTTGGGCGCGCAGACTGGCCGGATATGCCTGGCGGTATCCCAAGGGCGTGATCCTCGCCCTCGGCTCGTCCCTCGCCGGTATGGCGGTGATGGCGCTGGTCCCCCTGATCACCAAGGTGATCATCGATGACGTGATCGGGGACAGGACCAGGGACATGGGCCCCTGGGCGGCGGCCCTGATCGGCGCCGCCCTCCTCGTGTACGTCTCCACCTACATCCGCCGCTACTACGGCGGCCGCCTCGCCCTCGACGTCCAGCACGATCTGCGGACGGAGATGTACGGGACGATCACCGGCCTCGACGGGCGGCGGCAGGACGAGCTGTCCACCGGGCAGGTCGTCGGCCGTGCCACCAGCGACCTCCAGCTGATCCAAGGCCTGCTCTTCATGTTGCCGATGACCATCGGCAACATCCTGCTGTTCCTGATCTCCCTCGTGATCATGGCGTGGCTGTCCCTGCCGCTCACCCTGGTCGCGATCGCCGTCGCCCCCGCCCTGTGGTGGATCGCCGGGCGCAGCCGCACCAAGCTGCACCCCGCCACCTGGTACGCCCAGGCCCAGGCCGCCGCCGTCGCGGGCGTGGTCGACGGCGCCGTCAGCGGCGTACGCGTGGTGAAGGGGTTCGGGCAGGAGGAGCAGGAGACCGGGAAGCTGAGGGAGGTCGGGCGGCGGCTCTTCGCGGGGCGGCTGCGCACCATCCGGTTCAATTCCCGGTACACCCCCGCCCTCCAGGCGGTCCCCGCCCTCGGCCAGGTCGCCATGCTGGCGCTCGGCGGCTGGCTGGCCGTGCGCGGGCACATCACACTCGGCACGTTCGTCGCGTTCTCCACGTACCTCGCCCAGCTGGTCGGCCCCGTCCGCATGCTGGCCATGGTCCTCACCGTCGGCCAGCAGGCCCGCGCCGGCACCGAGCGCGTCCTGGAGCTGATCGACACCGAGCCCACGCTCGACGACGGCACGAAGACGCTGCCCGCCGACGCGCCCGCGACCGTCGAGTTCGACGACGTGTCCTTCGGCTATGACGGCGCCGACGGCAGAACCACCCCCGTCCTCGACGGCCTCAGCTTCGAGATCCGCTCCGGCGAGACCCTCGCCGTCGTCGGCTCCTCCGGCTCCGGCAAGTCCACCGTCTCCCTCCTCCTCCCACGCTTCTACGACGTGTCCCGCGGCGCCGTCCTCATCGGCGGCCACGACGTCCGCGAGCTGACCCTCGACTCGCTGCGCGCCGCGATCGGCCTGGTCCCCGAGGACTCCTTCCTCTTCTCCGACACGGTCCGCGCCAACATCGCGTACGGCCGTCCGGACGCGACCGACGAGCAGATCGAGACCGCCGCCCGCGCCGCCCAGGCGGACCGTTTCATCGCCGAGCTGCCCGACGGCTACGCCACCAAGGTCGGCGAACACGGCCTCACCCTCTCCGGCGGCCAGCGCCAGCGCGTCGCCCTCGCCCGCGCGATCCTCACCGACCCCCGCCTTCTCGTCCTCGACGACGCGACCTCCGCCGTGGACGCCCGCGTGGAGCACGAGATCCACGAGGCGCTCACCCACGTCATGGAGGGCCGCACCACCCTCCTGATCGCCCACCGCCGCTCCACCCTCAACCTCGCCGACCGCATCGCCGTCCTCGACGAGGGCCGCCTCGGCGACATCGGCACCCACGAGGAACTGGAGCGCCGTTCCGCCCTCTACCGTCGGCTGCTCACCGACCCGGACGAACTCGGCGGCGTCTCACCCGGGCACGTCCCGCCGACCTCCCTCACCAAGGCCGACGACACCGCCGTACGGGACTCGATACGGGACGAACTGGACGCCGAGTTCGACGCCGAGCGCGGCATCACGCCCCGGCTGTGGACCGGGGACCGGGAGCCCCGCGACACCGCCTTCGACGGCACCCCCGCCACCCCCGAACTCCTCGCCCAGGTCGAAGCGCTGCCCCCGGCGACCGACACCCCCGGCATCGACGAGGCCCGCGCGGTCGCGCCGGAGGAGTCGTACGGCCTGAAGCGGCTGCTGCGCGGCTTCGGCCCGCCCCTTCTGATCAGTTTGGCGCTCGTCGCCGTCGACGCGGGCATGGGCCTGCTGCTGCCCGTGCTGATCCGGCACGGCATCGACGAGGGCGTCTCGCAGGCGGCCCTGGGCGCGGTCTGGGCCGCGTCCCTGCTGGGCCTGTTCGCGGTCATCGCGCAGTGGGCGGCCCAGATCGGCGAGATGCGCATGACCGGCCGAACCGGCGAACGCGTCCTGTACTCCCTCCGTCTGAAGATCTTCTCCCAGCTGCAGCGCCTCGGACTCGACTACTACGAGCGGGAGCTGACGGGCCGGATCATGACGAGGATGACGACGGACGTCGACGCTCTCTCGACCTTCCTCCAGACCGGCCTCGTCACGGCCTTCGTCTCCGTCGTCACCTTCTTCGGCATCATGGGTGCCCTGCTCGTGCTCGACGTACAGCTCGCCCTCGTCGTCTTCGCCACGCTCCCCCCGCTGATCGTCTGTACGGTCTTCTTCCGCCGGGCGAGCGTGAAGGCGTACGAGCTGGCCCGTGAGCGGGTCTCCGTGGTCAACGCGGACCTGCAGGAGTCGGTGGCCGGGCTGCGGATCGTGCAGGCGTTCCGGGGCGAGCGTGACGGGGGCGAGCGGTTCGCGGCCGGCAGCGACAGCTACCGCCAGGCCCGCGTCCACGGCCAGTGGCTGATCTCGATCTACTTCCCGTTCGTGCAGTTCCTGTCCTCGGCGGCCGCGGCGGCCGTCCTGGTCGTCGGCGCCCACCGCGTCGACGCGGGCACCCTCACCACCGGTGCCCTGGTCGCCTACCTCCTCTACATCGACCTCTTCTTCGCCCCCGTCCAGCAGCTCTCCCAGGTCTTCGACGGCTACCAGCAGGCCACCGTCTCCCTGGGCCGCATCCAGGAACTCCTCCAGGAGCCGACGTCGACGAAGGCGGCCTCCGAGCCCCGGGAGGTGGTCTCCCTGCGCGGCGACATCACCTTCGAGGACGTGGACTTCGCGTACGGGGCCGACCTCGAAGGGGAAGCGGCCCTGAGCGGTGTGGCGCTGTCGATCCCCGCCGGGCAGACCGTCGCCTTCGTCGGCGAGACCGGCGCCGGCAAGTCGACGCTCGTCAAACTCGTCGCCCGTTTCTACGACCCCACCGGCGGCCGGGTCACGGTCGACGGCACCGACCTGCGCGACCTCGACCTCACCTCGTACCGACACCGCCTGGGCGTCGTCCCGCAGGAGGCGTACCTCTTCCAGGGCACGATCCGGGACGCCATCGCCTACGGCCGCCCCGCCGCCACCGACGCCGAGGTGGAGGCCGCGTCCCGTGCCGTCGGCGCCCACGACATGATCGCCACGCTCGACGGCGGCTACCTCCACGAGGTCGCCGAACGCGGCCGCAACCTCTCCGCCGGGCAACGCCAGCTGATCGCCCTGGCCCGCGCCGAGCTGGTGAACCCCGACATCCTGCTCCTCGACGAGGCGACGGCCGCCCTGGACCTGGCCACCGAGGCCCAGGTCAACCACGCCACCGACCGCCTCGCCGGCCGCCGTACGACGCTCGTCGTGGCCCACCGCCTCACCACGGCCGCCCGAGCCGACCGCGTCGTCGTCATGGACCACGGCCGCGTCACGGAGGACGGCACCCACGACGAACTGCTGGCCCGCGACGGCCGGTACGCGGAACTCTGGCGGACCTTCGTGGGCGAGCCGGTTCTGAAGCCGTAG
- a CDS encoding esterase-like activity of phytase family protein, protein MPLRSLVATLTAGLAAATTFAAAGPVHADSARSHACSSSVSIEAYSDALDKTTYAGTFVGNLSGLAVDHDGSLLAVSDRSSLFTLDGRTLRPRGVVPLATETGAALDSEGLAVDRDGTRLVTSETEPSVRRYDRRGRLLGSLPVPDALKVAPAGRAVANQTFEGLTLLPGERTLLASMEGALSGDTAGAVRFQTWQRHGGARDFRLSAQYGYRSDTGLGVVEVAGLPGGRLLVLERGFTAGVGNTVRLYAADTRGATDTSGVDVLTGQDGDGVRLVRKTLLADLVNCPSLGATAKQPQPNPLLDNIEGMAVTGPSRSGGRLNVVLVSDDNQNAVQTTRFYSLRVRVAPEATKRPWTITPVETGAPAR, encoded by the coding sequence ATGCCTCTCCGAAGCCTCGTCGCGACCCTGACCGCAGGCCTGGCGGCGGCCACCACCTTCGCCGCCGCCGGGCCCGTCCACGCCGACTCGGCGCGGAGCCACGCCTGTTCGTCGTCCGTGTCGATCGAGGCGTACTCCGACGCCCTGGACAAGACGACGTACGCGGGCACCTTCGTCGGGAACCTCTCCGGCCTCGCCGTCGACCACGACGGCTCGCTCCTCGCCGTCTCCGACCGCTCCTCCCTCTTCACCCTCGACGGCCGCACGCTCCGGCCGAGGGGCGTCGTCCCGCTCGCCACGGAGACCGGTGCCGCGCTCGACTCCGAGGGTCTGGCCGTCGACCGCGACGGCACCCGGCTCGTCACCTCCGAGACCGAGCCGTCCGTACGGCGGTACGACCGGCGGGGGCGGCTGTTGGGCAGCCTTCCCGTGCCCGACGCGCTGAAGGTCGCCCCGGCCGGGCGGGCCGTCGCCAACCAGACCTTCGAGGGGCTCACCCTCCTGCCCGGCGAGCGCACCCTGCTCGCCTCGATGGAGGGCGCCCTCAGCGGCGACACCGCCGGGGCCGTCCGCTTCCAGACCTGGCAACGCCACGGCGGCGCACGGGACTTCAGGCTCTCGGCCCAGTACGGCTACCGCTCCGACACCGGACTCGGCGTCGTCGAGGTGGCGGGCCTCCCGGGCGGGCGGCTGCTGGTGCTGGAGCGGGGCTTCACCGCCGGGGTCGGCAACACGGTTCGCCTCTATGCCGCCGACACGCGCGGCGCGACCGACACCAGCGGCGTCGACGTCCTCACCGGGCAGGACGGTGACGGCGTACGGCTCGTCCGCAAGACCCTCCTCGCCGACCTCGTGAACTGCCCCTCCCTCGGCGCCACCGCCAAGCAGCCCCAGCCGAATCCGCTGCTCGACAACATCGAGGGGATGGCCGTCACCGGGCCCTCGCGGTCCGGGGGACGGCTGAACGTGGTGCTGGTCAGCGACGACAACCAGAACGCCGTACAGACCACCCGGTTCTACTCGCTTCGGGTCCGTGTGGCGCCAGAGGCGACGAAGAGGCCCTGGACCATCACACCGGTGGAAACAGGGGCCCCGGCACGCTGA
- a CDS encoding serine hydrolase, producing the protein MTHRISGVSRVSRTSRRTRVVAAGIGAGMIVTSAATAFAPAAAAAPTPQVTCTSKQAGLAEKLQKDITAALAKRKGTVAVGLYDRVTDTTCTLRGDTAFDSASVVKVTVLAALLYDAKKKNRYLTDRETKLATAMITKSDNASTSTLWKQLGLTKIKAFLTAAKMTQTKPGANNYWGLTQITVRDEQRLLALLTAKNNVLSDNARAYVLKLMNKVVAGQRWGTPAGAPSTVKVHVKNGWLSRATHGWRVHSVGTFVGGKRDYTITVLTHGNPDMQYGVNTIQAVAKVIHKDLVPVAKNASGTPSVERYVPTDRPQEATVPVPEAGTGSG; encoded by the coding sequence ATGACTCACCGGATATCGGGGGTATCCCGGGTGTCGCGTACGTCCAGAAGGACACGTGTGGTCGCTGCGGGGATCGGGGCGGGGATGATCGTGACGTCGGCGGCCACGGCGTTCGCGCCGGCCGCCGCCGCGGCGCCGACGCCGCAGGTCACCTGTACGTCTAAGCAGGCCGGACTGGCCGAGAAGCTGCAGAAGGACATCACGGCCGCGCTGGCTAAGCGGAAGGGGACGGTGGCGGTCGGGCTGTACGACCGGGTCACCGACACCACCTGCACGCTGCGGGGCGACACCGCCTTCGACTCGGCCAGCGTCGTGAAGGTGACGGTGCTCGCCGCGCTGCTGTACGACGCGAAGAAGAAGAACCGCTATCTCACCGACCGTGAGACCAAGCTCGCCACCGCCATGATCACCAAGTCGGACAACGCCTCCACCAGCACGTTGTGGAAACAACTCGGACTGACCAAGATCAAGGCGTTCCTCACCGCCGCCAAGATGACCCAGACCAAGCCGGGTGCGAACAACTACTGGGGCCTCACCCAGATCACCGTCCGGGACGAACAGCGGCTGCTCGCGCTGCTCACCGCGAAGAACAACGTCCTGAGCGACAACGCCCGCGCCTACGTCCTCAAGCTCATGAACAAGGTCGTCGCCGGGCAGCGCTGGGGAACCCCCGCAGGGGCGCCCTCCACCGTGAAGGTGCACGTCAAGAACGGGTGGCTGTCGCGCGCCACGCACGGCTGGCGGGTGCACAGCGTCGGCACGTTCGTCGGCGGCAAGCGGGACTACACGATCACCGTTCTCACCCACGGCAACCCCGACATGCAGTACGGGGTCAACACCATCCAGGCCGTCGCCAAGGTCATCCACAAGGATCTCGTGCCCGTCGCGAAGAACGCCTCGGGTACGCCGAGCGTGGAGCGGTACGTGCCCACCGACCGGCCTCAGGAGGCGACCGTGCCGGTGCCGGAGGCCGGGACCGGCAGCGGCTGA
- a CDS encoding DUF4180 domain-containing protein, translating into MTTTLQTIHDVSVLMCAPEGETIARESDALDLIGNAGYQGAAWVVVPVERFDGAFFELRTRVAGDIIQKFVQYGVGLAVIGDISRHTTASTSLRDFVRECNRNRQTWFLADVDELRERLKG; encoded by the coding sequence ATGACCACCACCCTGCAGACGATCCACGACGTGTCCGTCCTGATGTGCGCCCCCGAGGGCGAGACGATCGCCCGGGAGAGCGACGCCCTGGATCTCATCGGCAATGCCGGGTACCAGGGCGCCGCCTGGGTCGTCGTCCCCGTCGAGCGTTTCGACGGGGCGTTCTTCGAACTGCGCACCCGCGTCGCCGGCGACATCATCCAGAAGTTCGTCCAGTACGGCGTCGGCCTCGCCGTCATCGGCGACATCTCCCGCCACACGACCGCCAGTACATCCCTGCGGGACTTCGTCCGCGAATGCAACCGCAACCGTCAGACGTGGTTCTTGGCCGATGTCGACGAGCTGCGGGAGCGACTGAAGGGCTGA
- a CDS encoding phosphatase PAP2 family protein encodes MVSRVLPRIRSAFVSTTWRRPRVILWAAVSVAAVGFILALEIASRGYGLPGPITNQAREVIFAPKSGPLLYASMALMMVVLTWRQRFIALGVAIGIDIVFFLVRWVLDAGMMFGNGALWVLLGCAVIAVTRRTGRERALLLKGVGLGLLLVAGRKTGDAWLLITSKTRPTVLDPYLATADHALGNPSWLVGRMVRATGPIGSHLLDWIYTQLAVAAVCVALYQLRHVAAVRRFPRHHLVRTFLVIGLLGPGIYMIFPVVGPVFAYGPGAFGTGGEHWALANLWPDTPPPIGVPHSMPYDEITPRNCMPSLHTAWATAIFIHSRGGPRYLRYAGTFWLIATLAATLGFGYHYGVDLVAGVVFTVTIEAALRTFDRGWDRSGIRLVVHGATVFVALLVAYRYLPLEMARHPWVFGPLLLLMMASVVYGYVRIDRRWATKAAPERQPEPGPERHSERHPEPVRVPQPFSRSRSSSTSAKNHV; translated from the coding sequence ATGGTCTCGCGGGTGCTCCCGCGAATAAGAAGCGCGTTCGTGTCCACCACGTGGCGTCGGCCGAGGGTGATTCTGTGGGCCGCGGTGAGTGTCGCGGCCGTCGGATTCATTCTCGCGCTGGAGATCGCCTCTCGTGGCTACGGCCTGCCGGGGCCGATCACCAACCAGGCGCGGGAGGTGATATTCGCGCCCAAGTCGGGGCCGTTGCTGTACGCCAGTATGGCGTTGATGATGGTGGTGCTCACCTGGCGGCAACGGTTCATCGCGCTCGGTGTCGCGATCGGGATCGACATCGTCTTCTTTCTGGTGCGGTGGGTTCTCGACGCCGGGATGATGTTCGGCAACGGCGCGCTGTGGGTGCTTCTGGGCTGTGCGGTCATCGCCGTCACACGCCGCACCGGCCGTGAACGGGCGCTGCTGCTGAAGGGCGTCGGGCTGGGCCTGCTGCTGGTGGCCGGGCGCAAGACCGGTGACGCCTGGCTGCTGATCACGTCCAAGACCCGCCCGACGGTGCTCGACCCGTATCTGGCGACCGCCGACCACGCACTGGGCAACCCGTCGTGGCTGGTGGGCCGGATGGTCAGGGCCACCGGCCCGATCGGCTCCCATCTTCTCGACTGGATCTACACCCAGCTCGCGGTGGCCGCGGTCTGCGTCGCGCTCTACCAACTGCGTCACGTGGCCGCCGTGCGCCGCTTCCCGCGCCACCACCTGGTGCGCACGTTCCTGGTGATAGGCCTCCTCGGGCCGGGCATCTACATGATCTTCCCGGTGGTCGGACCGGTCTTCGCCTACGGCCCCGGAGCCTTCGGCACCGGCGGCGAGCACTGGGCGCTGGCCAACCTGTGGCCCGACACACCGCCGCCGATCGGCGTCCCGCACTCGATGCCGTACGACGAGATCACGCCTCGCAACTGCATGCCCAGTCTGCACACGGCATGGGCCACCGCGATTTTCATTCATTCCCGCGGCGGGCCACGCTACCTGCGATACGCGGGCACGTTCTGGCTGATCGCCACACTCGCCGCGACACTGGGATTCGGCTACCACTACGGCGTGGATCTCGTCGCCGGTGTCGTTTTCACGGTCACCATCGAGGCGGCCCTGCGCACGTTCGACCGTGGCTGGGACCGGTCGGGAATCCGGTTGGTCGTCCACGGCGCGACGGTTTTCGTCGCGCTCCTGGTGGCATATCGCTATCTGCCGCTGGAGATGGCCCGACACCCGTGGGTGTTCGGGCCGCTCCTCCTGCTGATGATGGCGTCAGTGGTCTACGGCTACGTACGGATCGACCGACGGTGGGCGACGAAGGCCGCGCCGGAGCGGCAGCCGGAGCCGGGCCCCGAACGGCACTCCGAACGGCACCCGGAACCGGTACGTGTTCCTCAGCCCTTCAGTCGCTCCCGCAGCTCGTCGACATCGGCCAAGAACCACGTCTGA
- a CDS encoding endonuclease I family protein, translated as MPAARIRSWKSVALATSAVLVGIVLPAATASPASATTTAYDSTYYKNAIGKTGTALKSSLHTIISPQTKLSYSAVWEALKVTDQDPNNSSNVKLLYSGISRSKSLNGGSTGNWNREHVWAQSHGDFGTSAGPGTDLHHLRAEDVQVNARRGNLDFDNGGSSFTNSGGSLVDSNSFEPRDAVKGDVARMILYMAVRYEGDDGWPNLEPNDLVTNGGTRFHGRLSVLKTWNDEDPPDAWEERRNDLVYNNYQGNRNPFIDHPEWVEAIW; from the coding sequence ATGCCCGCTGCGCGGATACGCAGTTGGAAGTCGGTCGCGCTCGCGACGTCGGCCGTGCTCGTCGGTATCGTCCTCCCGGCGGCCACCGCCAGCCCCGCCTCGGCGACGACGACCGCCTACGACAGCACGTACTACAAGAACGCGATCGGCAAGACCGGCACGGCCCTGAAGTCCTCCCTGCACACGATCATCAGCCCCCAGACGAAGCTGTCGTACTCGGCTGTCTGGGAGGCCCTGAAGGTCACCGACCAGGACCCGAACAACAGCAGCAACGTGAAGCTGCTGTACAGCGGCATCTCGCGCAGCAAGTCCCTGAACGGCGGCTCGACCGGCAACTGGAACCGCGAGCACGTGTGGGCCCAGTCCCACGGCGACTTCGGCACCTCCGCCGGCCCGGGTACCGACCTGCACCACCTGCGCGCCGAGGACGTACAGGTCAACGCCCGGCGCGGCAACCTGGACTTCGACAACGGCGGCAGCAGCTTCACCAACAGCGGTGGCAGCCTCGTCGACTCGAACTCCTTCGAACCCCGCGACGCGGTCAAGGGCGATGTGGCCCGCATGATCCTCTACATGGCCGTCCGGTACGAGGGCGACGACGGCTGGCCCAACCTGGAGCCCAACGACCTGGTCACCAACGGCGGCACCCGCTTCCACGGCCGCCTCTCCGTGCTGAAGACCTGGAACGACGAGGACCCGCCGGACGCCTGGGAAGAGCGCCGCAACGACCTCGTCTACAACAACTACCAGGGCAACCGGAACCCGTTCATCGACCACCCGGAGTGGGTCGAGGCGATCTGGTAG
- a CDS encoding ArnT family glycosyltransferase: MTSATDPRPRTCDSAEPVPTPSAPASEPPPPATPVQPPQAAPRWSLPALLGIMVLAAVLYSWNLSSSGLNSFYSAAVLSGTQSWKAWFFGSLDAGNFLTVDKPPFVLMVMGLSCRMFGFGTWQMMAPLIASALGTIWILHSSVKRVWGHGAAAVAALVLALTPITVAINRDNNPDTLLVFLMVAGAALALRAVHNGRLLPLLGSAACFGLAFNTKMLQGYIALPAVFAVYLYAANTGLVKRIVNLLFAGVALAVSSFWWAAAVSLVPADERPYIGGSTDGTAWNLIMGYNGLGRILGGEGNGGGGGGGGGGFSGTAGLGRMFNDTLGGQISWLLPFSAIALIGGLVLRGRAPRTDLTRAALVMWGGWTALHYLTFSLAEGTMHPYYTTALAPGIAALCGGGGLMLLRAFRTDKRWLWVLPAAFAVTGVWAVVLLRRATDWNTWLWPAVAVVMVAAVVGLIVFRSGGSGNRVRLLAASLTAAVVASVAGPAAYAATEISGTGGGMGGTNPTAGPTTGGGMGGFGGGGGGNRAGGGGPGGGGFPGGGQNGQANGQANGQTGGQTGGQQQGGGQMGTPPSGAPGGTQQNGTQQGGQSSGQAPQGGTSGGPGGGMGGGGGGGGMGGGADSELISYLKKNQDGAKWLLAVSSSQSASQLILSSGEPVISMWGWSGSDQAMTLAKLRELVKNGELHYIQLGGGMGGRGGDSGLSSEVTAWVQENGTAVNTSEYGGSTTSDSGATSGENNQSSSVYRLDASDVK; this comes from the coding sequence GTGACATCTGCCACCGATCCACGTCCCCGCACCTGCGACAGCGCCGAGCCGGTCCCGACCCCGTCGGCGCCGGCCTCCGAGCCGCCACCGCCCGCCACGCCCGTACAGCCGCCGCAGGCCGCGCCACGCTGGTCGCTGCCCGCCCTGCTCGGGATCATGGTCCTCGCGGCGGTGCTGTACTCCTGGAACCTGTCCTCCTCCGGCCTGAACAGCTTCTACAGCGCGGCCGTGCTGAGCGGCACACAGAGCTGGAAGGCATGGTTCTTCGGCTCGCTGGACGCGGGCAACTTCCTCACCGTCGACAAGCCGCCGTTCGTGCTGATGGTGATGGGCCTGTCCTGCCGGATGTTCGGCTTCGGAACGTGGCAGATGATGGCCCCGCTGATCGCCTCGGCCCTCGGCACCATCTGGATCCTGCACTCCTCGGTGAAGCGCGTCTGGGGCCACGGCGCGGCGGCCGTCGCCGCACTCGTGCTCGCCCTCACCCCCATCACGGTCGCCATCAACCGCGACAACAACCCCGACACCCTCCTCGTCTTCCTGATGGTGGCGGGCGCGGCCCTCGCCCTGCGGGCCGTGCACAACGGCAGGCTGCTGCCGCTCCTCGGCTCGGCCGCCTGCTTCGGCCTCGCGTTCAACACCAAGATGCTCCAGGGCTACATCGCCCTGCCCGCCGTATTCGCCGTCTACCTCTACGCGGCGAACACCGGCCTGGTGAAGCGGATCGTGAACCTGCTGTTCGCGGGCGTGGCCCTGGCCGTCTCCAGCTTCTGGTGGGCGGCGGCCGTCTCCCTCGTACCCGCCGACGAGCGGCCGTACATCGGCGGCTCCACGGACGGCACCGCCTGGAACCTGATCATGGGCTACAACGGCCTGGGCCGGATCCTCGGCGGCGAGGGCAACGGCGGAGGCGGGGGCGGCGGAGGCGGCGGCTTCTCCGGCACCGCGGGCCTCGGCCGGATGTTCAACGACACCCTCGGCGGCCAGATCTCCTGGCTGCTCCCCTTCTCGGCCATCGCGCTCATCGGCGGCCTGGTGCTGCGCGGCCGCGCCCCGCGTACGGACCTCACGCGCGCCGCGCTGGTGATGTGGGGCGGCTGGACCGCCCTGCACTACCTCACCTTCAGCCTCGCCGAGGGCACGATGCACCCCTACTACACGACCGCGCTCGCCCCCGGCATCGCGGCCCTCTGCGGGGGCGGCGGCCTGATGCTGCTGCGCGCCTTCCGCACGGACAAGCGGTGGCTGTGGGTGCTGCCGGCCGCGTTCGCGGTCACCGGTGTGTGGGCGGTCGTGCTGCTGCGCCGGGCGACGGACTGGAACACCTGGCTGTGGCCGGCCGTCGCGGTGGTCATGGTGGCCGCGGTCGTGGGCCTGATCGTCTTCCGTTCCGGCGGCTCCGGCAACCGCGTACGGCTGCTGGCCGCCTCCCTCACCGCGGCGGTCGTCGCCTCGGTCGCGGGCCCGGCCGCGTACGCCGCCACGGAGATCTCGGGTACGGGCGGCGGTATGGGCGGCACCAACCCGACCGCCGGGCCCACGACGGGCGGCGGCATGGGCGGCTTCGGTGGTGGCGGTGGCGGCAATCGCGCGGGCGGCGGCGGTCCTGGTGGCGGCGGGTTCCCGGGCGGCGGTCAGAACGGGCAGGCGAACGGGCAGGCCAACGGGCAGACCGGCGGTCAGACCGGCGGGCAGCAGCAGGGCGGCGGTCAGATGGGTACGCCCCCGAGCGGCGCACCCGGCGGCACTCAGCAGAACGGGACCCAACAGGGCGGGCAGAGCAGCGGTCAGGCCCCGCAGGGCGGCACGAGCGGCGGCCCCGGTGGCGGCATGGGCGGCGGCGGTGGTGGAGGCGGCATGGGCGGCGGCGCCGACAGTGAGCTGATCTCCTACCTGAAGAAGAACCAGGACGGCGCCAAGTGGCTGCTCGCGGTGTCGAGTTCGCAGAGCGCGTCCCAGCTCATCCTCAGCAGCGGCGAGCCCGTCATCTCCATGTGGGGCTGGTCCGGCAGTGACCAGGCCATGACCCTCGCCAAGCTCAGGGAACTGGTGAAGAACGGCGAACTGCACTACATCCAGCTCGGCGGCGGCATGGGTGGCCGAGGCGGCGACTCCGGCCTCAGCTCCGAGGTGACCGCGTGGGTGCAGGAGAACGGCACCGCGGTGAACACGAGCGAGTACGGCGGAAGTACGACGTCGGACTCGGGTGCCACCTCCGGTGAGAACAACCAGTCGTCGAGCGTCTACCGCCTGGACGCGTCGGACGTGAAGTAG